The window TCGAAGGGCGTATCCTCCGCTCCTCGCGAGAACGTCGTCGAGTTACCGGCGCGCGCAACTCACGAAGAAGACGACGAATCGGAAGTGGGCAGGGGCGGAATTGAACCGCCGACACGCAGATTTTCAGTCTGCTGCTCTACCGACTGAGCTACCTGCCCGTGCTTCGGTGGGAACGCGAGAGCCGGTCGTCTCGCAAGGGGGCGGACCGTAACAGACGACGCCCACCTTTTCAATTCGCTCCGAGCCGACGACCGCGCCGTTCCGCGACCGGAAAACCGAGACGGCGCGGCCGTTCGCGGCTCAGCGCCGTCGCGCCTTCAGCTCCGCGACCTTCCGCTCGACGAGCTCGATCACCTTGGTCTCGAGGCAGACGCCGTCGAGGCGGTCGATCTCCTGGATGCCGGTCGGGCTCGTGACGTTCACCTCGGTCAAGTAGTCGCCGATGATGTCGAGGCCGACGAAGTAGAGGCCGGCGGCGCGGAGCTTCGGGCCGACCTCGGCGCAGATGCGGCGCTCGCGCTCGCCGAGGACGACCTTGCGGGCGGTGCCGCCGACGTGGAGGTTCGAGCGGTGCTCGTCCTCGCGCGGGACGCGCGCGATGGCGCCGAGCGGTTCGCCGTCGAGCATGATGACGCGCTCGTCGCCGAGATCGCGGACGGCTTTGATGTACTGCTGCGCCATCGTGAGGGTGCGGCCGTTCTCGGTGACGGTTTCGAGGATGGCGTTCAGGTTCCGGTCGCCGGCGTGGACGTGGAAGATTCCGAGGCCGCCCCAGCCGTGCGGGGGCTTCAAGATCATCTCGCCGCCGATCTCGGCGAGGAAGTCCTTCAGGCGTCCGACGTCGCGGGTGACGAGCGTCCGCGGGATGCAGTCGGGGAAGTTCAAGGCGTAGAGCTTCTCGTTGGCGTCTCGGATGGCGGCGGGGCGGTTCATGACGAAGACGTCGCGCGCCTCGACGAGCGAGAGGAGGTGCGTCGCGTAAAGGTAGTCGGCGTCGACGGGCGGGTCGGTCCGCATCCAGACGGCGTCGAGGTCGGCGAGGACGAGCGGCGCCGACTGATGGAAGCGGTGGTGCGGATCGCCCGGAGCTTGCGGACGGAACACCTCCGTGCGGCGGCCCATGGCGCGTACGTCGGCGTCGACGCAAAAGAGATCGCGGTGGTGGATGCCCCAGAGCTCGTGGCCGCGCTTCTGCGCCTCGAGCATGAGGGCGAACGTGGTGTCCTTGTCCGGATGCACGGTCGGGAGCGGATCCATCACGACCCCGATGCGGAGCTTCGCGCTCATGCCGAGGCCTCCTCGGGATCGAGCCGGACGACGCACGTACCGGCGAGGATGTCGTGCCAACCGCGCTTGCGCGGGGTGAGCGCCACCAGGAAGAAGCCAAATCCGAAGAAGCTCGACGAGAAGGCGTAGGCGAGCGTACGGAAGAACGCGCGCACGACGCCGACGCGGCGCATGTGGAGTGTCCGGACGGCGATGCCGAAGAACGCCTTGCCGACCGTCTGGCCGCCGCTGCTGTGCAGGACCGTGAAGTAGACGACCGCCATCGCGAACCACCCGAGCACGAGGAGCGTGACGAGCGTCTCGTCGGCCTCGATCGCCGCCGTGTGGCCGAGCACGAGCATGCCGGCGCGCATACCCCAGTAGCCGGCGGCGGCGAGCGGGAGGCCGAAGGCGCCGAGCAGGGCGCCGTCGACGAGGAACGCGACGACGCGGACGAAGAATCCGGCGTAGCGCACCGTCGGCTCGGCGCC of the Deltaproteobacteria bacterium genome contains:
- a CDS encoding RDD family protein; the protein is MIDPLPCPACSFANAPGAEKCGSCGAALAETPERVHPGETLRDPDDLTLPSSPLLRAVLRGEPDAFTNPAPAPAAAPSVSAAAAPAETSSATATVSPPAAAAVRKATVDQLSPGAGEAALLRELAERLHVRGAEPTVRYAGFFVRVVAFLVDGALLGAFGLPLAAAGYWGMRAGMLVLGHTAAIEADETLVTLLVLGWFAMAVVYFTVLHSSGGQTVGKAFFGIAVRTLHMRRVGVVRAFFRTLAYAFSSSFFGFGFFLVALTPRKRGWHDILAGTCVVRLDPEEASA
- the gshB gene encoding glutathione synthase, translated to MSAKLRIGVVMDPLPTVHPDKDTTFALMLEAQKRGHELWGIHHRDLFCVDADVRAMGRRTEVFRPQAPGDPHHRFHQSAPLVLADLDAVWMRTDPPVDADYLYATHLLSLVEARDVFVMNRPAAIRDANEKLYALNFPDCIPRTLVTRDVGRLKDFLAEIGGEMILKPPHGWGGLGIFHVHAGDRNLNAILETVTENGRTLTMAQQYIKAVRDLGDERVIMLDGEPLGAIARVPREDEHRSNLHVGGTARKVVLGERERRICAEVGPKLRAAGLYFVGLDIIGDYLTEVNVTSPTGIQEIDRLDGVCLETKVIELVERKVAELKARRR